From Odontesthes bonariensis isolate fOdoBon6 chromosome 21, fOdoBon6.hap1, whole genome shotgun sequence, a single genomic window includes:
- the LOC142371215 gene encoding phosphoribosyl pyrophosphate synthase-associated protein 1 isoform X2: protein MNVPKSGYRVFSANSSAACTELAKKITERLGVELGKSVVFQESNRETRVDVKESVRGQTIFIIQTIPRDVNTAIMELLVMAYALKTSCAKNIIGVIPYFPYSKQCKMRKRGSIVCKLLASMLAKAGLTHIITMDLHQKEIQGFFSFPVDNLRASPFLIQYIQEEIPDYRNAIIVAKAPAAAKRAQSYAERLRLGLAVIHGEAQCSESDMADGRHSPPCVRNTTGHTGLELPLMMAKEKPPITVVGDVGGRIAIIVDDIIDDVGDFVAAAEILKERGAYKIYIMATHGLLSADAPRLIEESAIDEVVVTNTVPHEVQKLQCPKIKTVDVSMILAEAIRRIHNGESMAYLFRNITVDD from the exons ATGAATGTCCCTAAAAGTGGTTATCGCGTCTTTTCCGCAAACTCTTCCGCAGCATGCACAGAACTGGCAAAGAAGATAACTGA ACGGCTGGGAGTTGAACTGGGGAAGTCTGTGGTATTTCAGGAATCGAACAGAG AGACAAGAGTGGACGTAAAAGAATCTGTACGTGGGCAGACTATCTTCATTATCCAGACCATACCAAG AGATGTCAACACTGCCATTATGGAGCTTCTTGTTATGGCTTATGCCCTCAAGACCTCTTGTGCAAAGAACATCATCGGAGTTATTCCATACTTTCCCTACAGCAAACAGTGCAAGATGAGAAAGAGAGGCTCAATAGTGTGCAAATTGTTAGCTTCAATGTTGGCTAAAGCAG GGTTAACCCACATTATCACCATGGACTTGCATCAGAAGGAGATCCAGGGCTTTTTCAGCTTTCCAGTGGACAACCTGCGTGCCTCCCCTTTCTTGATCCAGTACATCCAAGAAGAG ATTCCTGATTACAGAAACGCCATCATTGTGGCAAAGGCCCCTGCTGCAGCTAAAAG AGCTCAGTCTTATGCAGAACGGCTCCGTTTGGGTCTGGCTGTGATTCACGGCGAGGCCCAGTGTTCAGAGTCTGACATGGCGGATGGAAGACACTCCCCGCCGTGTGTGCGCAACACTACGGGACACACGGGACTGGAACTGCCTT tAATGATGGCCAAGGAGAAACCTCCGATTACTGTAGTTGGAGATGTGGGTGGGAGAATTGCCATCATTGTG GATGACATTATAGATGACGTTGGAGACTTTGTCGCAGCTGCAGAGATCCTGAAAGAAAGGGGGGCCTATAAGATATACATCATGGCCACACATGGTTTACTTTCTGCCGACGCTCCACGCCTCATAGAGGAATCGGCCATTGATGAG GTGGTCGTGACAAACACGGTGCCCCATGAAGTACAGAAGCTGCAGTGTCCAAAAATCAAGACGGTGGACGTCAGCATGATCTTGGCCGAGGCCATCCGTCGCATTCACAATGGAGAATCCATGGCTTACCTGTTCCGCAATATCACTGTGGACGACTAG
- the LOC142371215 gene encoding phosphoribosyl pyrophosphate synthase-associated protein 1 isoform X1 has protein sequence MNVPKSGYRVFSANSSAACTELAKKITERLGVELGKSVVFQESNRETRVDVKESVRGQTIFIIQTIPRDVNTAIMELLVMAYALKTSCAKNIIGVIPYFPYSKQCKMRKRGSIVCKLLASMLAKAGLTHIITMDLHQKEIQGFFSFPVDNLRASPFLIQYIQEEIPDYRNAIIVAKAPAAAKRAQSYAERLRLGLAVIHGEAQCSESDMADGRHSPPCVRNTTGHTGLELPSGKQQAPFPGIELPIMMAKEKPPITVVGDVGGRIAIIVDDIIDDVGDFVAAAEILKERGAYKIYIMATHGLLSADAPRLIEESAIDEVVVTNTVPHEVQKLQCPKIKTVDVSMILAEAIRRIHNGESMAYLFRNITVDD, from the exons ATGAATGTCCCTAAAAGTGGTTATCGCGTCTTTTCCGCAAACTCTTCCGCAGCATGCACAGAACTGGCAAAGAAGATAACTGA ACGGCTGGGAGTTGAACTGGGGAAGTCTGTGGTATTTCAGGAATCGAACAGAG AGACAAGAGTGGACGTAAAAGAATCTGTACGTGGGCAGACTATCTTCATTATCCAGACCATACCAAG AGATGTCAACACTGCCATTATGGAGCTTCTTGTTATGGCTTATGCCCTCAAGACCTCTTGTGCAAAGAACATCATCGGAGTTATTCCATACTTTCCCTACAGCAAACAGTGCAAGATGAGAAAGAGAGGCTCAATAGTGTGCAAATTGTTAGCTTCAATGTTGGCTAAAGCAG GGTTAACCCACATTATCACCATGGACTTGCATCAGAAGGAGATCCAGGGCTTTTTCAGCTTTCCAGTGGACAACCTGCGTGCCTCCCCTTTCTTGATCCAGTACATCCAAGAAGAG ATTCCTGATTACAGAAACGCCATCATTGTGGCAAAGGCCCCTGCTGCAGCTAAAAG AGCTCAGTCTTATGCAGAACGGCTCCGTTTGGGTCTGGCTGTGATTCACGGCGAGGCCCAGTGTTCAGAGTCTGACATGGCGGATGGAAGACACTCCCCGCCGTGTGTGCGCAACACTACGGGACACACGGGACTGGAACTGCCTT CTGGCAAGCAACAAGCTCCGTTCCCCGGCATAGAGCTTCCAA tAATGATGGCCAAGGAGAAACCTCCGATTACTGTAGTTGGAGATGTGGGTGGGAGAATTGCCATCATTGTG GATGACATTATAGATGACGTTGGAGACTTTGTCGCAGCTGCAGAGATCCTGAAAGAAAGGGGGGCCTATAAGATATACATCATGGCCACACATGGTTTACTTTCTGCCGACGCTCCACGCCTCATAGAGGAATCGGCCATTGATGAG GTGGTCGTGACAAACACGGTGCCCCATGAAGTACAGAAGCTGCAGTGTCCAAAAATCAAGACGGTGGACGTCAGCATGATCTTGGCCGAGGCCATCCGTCGCATTCACAATGGAGAATCCATGGCTTACCTGTTCCGCAATATCACTGTGGACGACTAG
- the LOC142371221 gene encoding cytoglobin-1, producing MERKQGEVDHLERPSPLTDKEKVLVQDSWAKVYQNCDDVGVAILVRLFVKFPSSKQYFSQFKHIEDTEELEQSSQLKKHAQRVMNAINTLVESLDNSDKVASVLKVVGKAHALRHKVDPVYFKILSGVILEVLGEEYPEVVTPEVASAWTKVLATICCSIKSIYEEVGWTQLSNSTG from the exons ATGGAGAGGAAGCAAGGAGAGGTGGACCACCTGGAGCGACCAAGCCCTCTGACTGATAAGGAGAAGGTGTTGGTCCAGGACTCGTGGGCGAAAGTCTACCAGAACTGCGATGATGTTGGGGTGGCCATACTTGTCAG GCTGTTTGTGAAGTTCCCCTCGTCCAAGCAGTACTTCAGCCAGTTCAAGCACATCGAGGACACGGAGGAGCTGGAGCAGAGCTCCCAGCTCAAGAAGCATGCTCAGAGAGTCATGAATGCAATCAACACATTGGTTGAGAGCCTTGACAACTCGGATAAAGTGGCCTCGGTGCTAAAGGTGGTGGGGAAGGCCCATGCACTCCGACACAAGGTGGATCCTGTGTACTTCAAG ATTCTCAGCGGAGTGATTCTGGAGGTCCTGGGAGAAGAGTATCCAGAGGTTGTGACACCAGAGGTGGCCTCAGCGTGGACCAAAGTCTTGGCTACAATCTGCTGCAGTATCAAATCCATCTATGAGGAAGTGGGCTGGACGCAGCTCTCAAATTCAACCGGCTGA